Proteins encoded in a region of the Chloroflexota bacterium genome:
- the rpsG gene encoding 30S ribosomal protein S7: MPRRGTVIRRVPAPDTKYNSILAARFINKLMQRGKKSVAERIFYEAMDIIESRVNKAPLEIFEQAIHNVAPVLEVKPRRVGGATYQVPVEIQGDRRFSLAMRWLIQSARSRPGKSMAEKLANELMDASKGTGAAIKKKEDTHKMAEANKAFAHYRW, from the coding sequence ATGCCGAGACGTGGTACTGTCATCCGTCGGGTGCCAGCGCCCGACACCAAATATAATAGCATCTTAGCGGCCCGATTCATCAACAAATTGATGCAACGTGGCAAGAAGAGCGTGGCGGAACGCATCTTCTACGAAGCCATGGACATTATCGAGTCGCGGGTCAACAAGGCTCCATTGGAAATCTTCGAACAAGCCATCCACAACGTGGCGCCCGTTTTAGAGGTGAAACCTCGGCGCGTCGGTGGTGCAACCTATCAGGTTCCTGTGGAGATTCAAGGAGACCGCCGTTTCTCTTTGGCCATGCGCTGGCTCATCCAGTCGGCACGCAGCCGACCGGGCAAGTCCATGGCCGAGAAACTGGCCAACGAACTCATGGATGCTTCCAAGGGCACGGGGGCCGCTATCAAGAAGAAGGAAGACACACACAAGATGGCGGAGGCCAACAAAGCCTTTGCCCACTACCGGTGGTAG
- the fusA gene encoding elongation factor G, translating to MSRLAPLEKVRNIGIIAHIDAGKTTTTERILFYTGRTHRMGNVDEGTTVTDWMEQERERGITIQSAAVTTLWRDCQINIIDTPGHIDFTAEVQRSLRVLDGGVVIFDAVAGVEPQSETVWRQADRFGVPRICFINKLDRTGADYWRSVRSIEDRLGARTAVVQMPIGIEGHFRGLVDLIENRAVIYLDDLGTQLESTAVPPELQEEAAQRREALIERVAETDEALTLKYLEGEEITPADLRASLRAATISGQLFPVLGGAALRNKGVQLLLDAIVDYLPSPLDIPPVQGVDPRTGTPIERRRSTQDPFTALAFKIQTDPFVGRLTYIRVYSGRLKAGMRVLNATRDRKERVGRILRMYANRREEMEEVEAGDIAALPALRWTFTGDTICHENYPVVLEAIRFPEPVISVAIEPKTKADQDKVSDALKRLEEEDPTFRVRTDAETGQTIISGMGELHLEVLVDRLLREFKVQATVSKPQVSYRETITKPMRAEGRFIRQTGGAGQYGVVWLELEPRPKGTGFEFENALKGGTIPQEFVPAVEQGVREAMESGVLAGYPLVDMRVRLVDAQYHEVDSSELSFKMAGSLALRNGVAQAEPVLLEPIMKIEVVVPEEATGEVIGDLNARRATIDGMQSRADGMQVIDAHVPLAETFGYATDLRSLTQGRGSFTMEFDHYAELPREMMERILGGARYVSRRTG from the coding sequence ATGTCCAGGCTCGCGCCTCTAGAGAAGGTCAGGAATATAGGCATTATCGCTCATATTGATGCGGGTAAGACCACCACCACGGAGCGCATCCTGTTCTACACCGGCCGCACGCACCGCATGGGCAATGTGGACGAGGGCACAACGGTCACCGATTGGATGGAGCAGGAGCGAGAGCGCGGTATCACTATCCAGTCGGCGGCTGTTACTACGCTCTGGCGTGATTGCCAGATTAACATCATTGATACACCGGGCCACATAGATTTCACTGCCGAGGTCCAGCGTAGCCTGCGCGTGTTGGATGGAGGGGTGGTCATTTTCGATGCTGTGGCCGGGGTGGAACCGCAGTCCGAGACCGTGTGGCGGCAGGCCGACCGTTTCGGAGTGCCGCGTATCTGTTTCATTAACAAATTAGACCGTACAGGGGCTGATTATTGGCGTTCAGTCAGGAGCATTGAGGATCGTCTTGGAGCACGCACGGCTGTGGTCCAGATGCCCATCGGCATAGAAGGGCATTTCAGGGGGTTGGTAGATCTCATCGAGAACCGCGCCGTGATTTATCTGGACGATCTGGGCACCCAATTGGAAAGCACCGCTGTGCCCCCGGAACTCCAGGAGGAGGCGGCCCAACGCCGCGAGGCGTTGATCGAACGGGTGGCAGAAACCGACGAGGCGTTAACCCTAAAATATCTGGAAGGTGAAGAGATAACGCCTGCGGACCTCCGTGCCTCTCTCCGTGCGGCCACAATCAGTGGCCAGTTGTTCCCCGTCTTAGGGGGAGCAGCCTTGCGCAACAAGGGCGTGCAATTGCTGCTCGACGCGATCGTGGATTATTTGCCCTCCCCGCTGGATATTCCACCAGTGCAAGGAGTAGATCCGCGCACTGGCACACCGATCGAACGGCGACGTAGCACCCAAGATCCTTTCACTGCCTTGGCATTCAAAATCCAGACCGATCCCTTTGTGGGACGACTGACCTACATCCGGGTGTATTCCGGTCGCCTGAAGGCGGGGATGCGAGTGTTGAACGCCACCAGAGACCGCAAGGAGCGAGTAGGGCGTATCTTGCGCATGTATGCCAACCGCCGGGAGGAGATGGAGGAAGTCGAAGCCGGCGATATCGCCGCGTTGCCAGCCCTGCGCTGGACGTTCACAGGTGACACGATATGCCACGAGAATTACCCGGTCGTTTTGGAAGCCATTCGGTTCCCAGAACCCGTGATCTCGGTGGCCATTGAGCCGAAGACGAAGGCGGACCAGGATAAAGTCAGTGACGCATTGAAGCGCCTGGAGGAGGAGGATCCTACCTTTCGCGTCCGCACCGATGCGGAGACAGGCCAGACGATCATCTCAGGTATGGGCGAACTGCACCTGGAAGTGTTGGTGGATCGGCTGCTCCGCGAGTTCAAGGTCCAGGCCACCGTCAGCAAGCCACAGGTGTCCTATCGGGAGACGATCACCAAGCCCATGCGCGCGGAGGGGCGATTCATCCGACAAACGGGGGGCGCTGGGCAATACGGTGTGGTGTGGCTGGAACTCGAACCACGACCTAAGGGTACCGGATTCGAGTTCGAAAACGCTCTGAAGGGAGGGACCATCCCCCAAGAGTTTGTACCCGCTGTAGAACAAGGTGTGCGCGAGGCAATGGAAAGCGGGGTCTTGGCCGGATATCCGCTTGTGGACATGCGGGTCAGGTTGGTAGATGCCCAATATCACGAGGTGGACTCCTCGGAACTGTCTTTCAAAATGGCGGGGTCGTTGGCTTTGCGCAATGGCGTAGCGCAGGCGGAGCCCGTGCTCTTGGAACCCATCATGAAGATAGAGGTGGTGGTACCCGAAGAAGCCACCGGCGAAGTAATCGGCGATCTGAATGCCCGACGGGCCACGATTGATGGCATGCAATCCCGCGCCGATGGGATGCAAGTGATTGACGCCCACGTCCCCTTGGCGGAGACATTCGGCTACGCAACCGATCTGCGCTCCTTGACCCAAGGGCGCGGCTCGTTCACAATGGAATTCGACCATTACGCTGAATTGCCCAGGGAGATGATGGAACGCATTCTTGGGGGCGCGCGATATGTTTCCCGGCGGACAGGATAG
- the rpsL gene encoding 30S ribosomal protein S12: MPTINQLVRKGRKEKLQKSKAPALRLSYNALKGRYTRGRNPMKRGVCTQVKTMTPKKPNSALRKIARVRLTSGIEVTAYIPGEGHNLQEHSVVLVRGGRVKDLPGVRYHIVRGALDAAGVENRQRGRSKYGSKRPKKS, encoded by the coding sequence TTGCCGACGATCAATCAATTGGTGAGAAAAGGACGCAAAGAAAAGTTACAGAAAAGCAAAGCGCCCGCTCTGCGCCTCTCATACAACGCGCTCAAGGGTCGGTACACTCGGGGGCGGAATCCAATGAAGCGCGGCGTTTGCACGCAGGTCAAGACGATGACCCCGAAGAAGCCTAACTCGGCCCTGCGGAAAATCGCCCGTGTGCGCCTGACCAGTGGAATCGAAGTTACAGCCTACATTCCCGGCGAGGGCCACAATTTGCAGGAACACTCGGTGGTGTTGGTGCGCGGTGGCCGGGTCAAGGATTTACCTGGCGTGCGCTATCACATCGTCCGCGGAGCATTGGATGCTGCCGGCGTCGAGAATCGCCAGCGCGGGCGTTCGAAATACGGTTCTAAGCGACCAAAGAAGTCCTAA